TATATAAGAGACACTACACTAGCTGCAAAATATACCCACAAATTTACCTTAGTCCTGCTTGATAATATAGGCGGGCTTTGTGCGCTGGCGCAGCGCCAGCAGGAAATCGTAGATATCATCCCCGGAGCGGGCTCTGGCGCGGTCGTACTTTTCATAATGCGTAATTTCATCAAGCTCCCTGCGGTAGGTGGGGGCGGGTTGGTATGCCGGATAGCCAATCGGGACGATGGTATGAACCGTCAGCTCCTCCGGCACGTCCAGCAGGGTTTTGAGAGCCGACTCCATATTTGACTGCCAGCTTAACCACTGGGAACCCAGCCCCAGGGCGGCCGCCGCCAGGCAGATATTCTGGGTGGCGTTAGCCACACCTTTATAATAAATGGAACCCATTCCGCCGTCATAAGGCAGAAAGTGGGTTACCAGCAGTGTCGCCTGAAACGTTCGGGGGTCGCCGCAGACCACGATGAATACCGGGGCATCCTTGAATCCCGGCGGCTCGTTGCGCGGGCCTTCCGCCATGGACGGGAAGCGCAGCTCTTTGATTCGCGTCTTTTCCACCGGCCAGGCCTGATTGTTCCGCTGGTAAATGTCAACAATCTTCTTCCTGGTATCGGCGTCCCTGACGACGATGAACTCCCAGGGTTGCGCGTTGGCTCCGGACATCGCCCAGCGCGCCGCCTCAATTATCTTTTCGATATATCCATCGGGTATGGGGTCAGGCTTGAAGCGGCGGATGCTCCTTCTCTTTTTCAACAGCGCCAGAAAATCATCAATCTCCATGTCCAACTCCTTACCAGAGAATACCTATCATATAGCAGAACAGCAGGATATGGTCAATAGCCTATTTCCAGGCTTTCGCTGGCACGGAGATAAAAATCACCATTGAAGGTAATGGCGGGGCAGTCCTCAGCGGGTGAGCGATTTGAGGCTAGTAGTGGCTCTTACCGCCGTTTAGAGGTCCCGGGAACCAGGTAAAAGAGATCATCCAGCGTATAGTCCGGGAAGGCCTTTAACGCCCCGACAATAAACTTTTGATTAATCTGCCGTTTCCCTTCCCGCACCCGGTAAATCTGACTCACCGATATCCCCATTGCCTGCGCCAGTTCAGAGAGGTTCCGGTAGCGGTCACGGTGGCCGTTGCTGCAAAAATCAAAAATCTTTGTCCTGACTATCATAGACCGTTCCTCCGTAGTGACATATGACCGATATTGTAGCCATTAATTAGCCATTTGTCAAGATGACACCGCCGGGTCATGGTTAACGCCTCTTGATTAATTGGCCGACTGGGAGTATAGTTTAGTTTGAGTTTACGGAGGTGTAGTGAGTGGCTGGGGGCAAATTATCAGGCTCCGTAAACATAGTTTTTTCAGCGGAGATTACCGATTAATCAGGGAATTGTGATGAGCCATACTCAAGCCGACCCGAAGAACACCTTCGGCAGTATGCTGGGGTCAGAGGTTAAACTAATACTGGACAGGGTAAGTGATATTATCATCGGGCAGTGTGTGGAATCGTATATCGTCGGCGGACTGGTACGGGATGCGCTGCTGGGGCGGGATACGGCTGACATTGACCTGGCGGTAGCCCCGGACGCCCTGGAAATCGCGCCCAGGGTAGCCGGCGCCCTTGGCGGTAAGTACGTCCTGCTGGACCGGGAGAACAGAATCGGCCGGGTAATTCTTCCCGACAGCGAACCAGCCCCGTGCGGGCGGCGCTGGGAGCTTGATTTCTCAACGCTGGCAGGGGATATCGAACATGACCTGGCGCGGCGTGATTTTACCATCAACGCGATGGCAGTTGACCTCGGTCAACTGCGGCAAGGTCCGGCTGTCGCGCTGATTATCGACCCTTTTTATGGACAGGAAGACCTCAAGCAGGGCGTGATCCGGGCAGTCAATGAATCGTCACTGCCCGCTGACGCCGTCCGCCTGCTGCGGGCCGTCCGCCTGGTTGCCGAGCTGGGGTTCAGCATCGACCCGGAAACGGAGGCACAAATCCGTCATCACTCCTCCCTGATAACCACCATAGCCGGTGAGCGGATAAAGGAAGAGTTGCTCCGGCTCCTGGCTTTTCCCGGTAACGAGCGAATTCTGACTTATCTCGACGACCTGGGTCTGCTGACGGAGATTCTCCCGCCGCTGGCCGCTGCCAAAGGTATTGAACAGCCGAAAGAGCATTTCTGGGATGTTTTTGAGCATTCCCTGAAGACGGTAACCGCCGTCGACTTTCTTCTCAGGCAGGGACGCTGGGAATACGCTGACGGAGAAGTTATCGCCGCCGTCCCCTGGTCAGCAACGCTGGCCGGGCACTTCGCGCAGGAGGTCAGTGGCGGCAGCACCCGCCGGACACTGCTGAAACTGGCTGCGCTGCTCCATGACGTCGCCAAGCCCCAGACCAAATCCATCGAGGCTGGCGGACGGGTACGCTTTCTGGGACACGCCCTGGATGGAGCCTCCATAGCCGCTGGTTTGCTGGCAAAGCTCCGCTTCAGCGCCCGGGAAATAAAGCTGGTAGAGACTCTAATCCAGCACCACCTGAGGCCGGGGCAGATGAGCCAGGGCCAGCTACCCACCCACCGGGCTATTTACCGCTACTTCAGAGATAGCGGAGACGCCGGTATTGATACCCTTTTCCTGAGCCTGGCTGACCACCTGGCGGCACGCGGTCCGGGGTTAGACCTGTCCCACTGGCAGGAACACGCCCGGACGGTAGAGTACGTGCTTTCCCGGCGCTTTGAGCAGGAGAGCATCGTCCATCCTCCAAAGCTGGTTGACGGGCATGATCTGATCAACATTTTCGATATCAACCCGGGGCCGGAAGTCGGGGTGGTACTGGAAGCGGTGCGTGAAGCCCAGGCTTCGGGAGAAGTTACTACCAGGGAGGAAGCGCTAAAATACATCGAGAAACTTCTGGAGGAAACAGCCGGTAAATGATTACAAGGAATACGCGGGTTTTCATCATCGTAATGCTAATTTTTGTCCTGGCGGCGCTGGTAGTCCTCCCCATTGATGAGGGGATATTAGGCAGGAGGGGAGTACGGCTGGGGCTGGACTTACAGGGTGGTATTCATATTGTTTACCGGGCTGACCTGTCTTCGGTAGGGCCGGGCGAAGAGGCCGGCGCCATCGACGGCGTGATTGCGGTGCTCGGTAACCGGATCAACCCGATGGGGGTAACCGAGCCAGTCATCCAGAAGCAGGGCGAGGACCGGATTGTCCTGGCATTACCCGGACTCAGCATTACCGATAAAGAGAAGGAGAGCCTCTCACGGGTGGCGCTCCTGGAGTTCGGGGTACTGGCCACGGAGAACGCAACAGCCAAATGGGAGAATAGGCTGGGCAAGTGGAAACCGGCGACAGCTATCATCAACGGAGAGGAAAAAGAGCTGACCAGCCGCTATTTCAGGGAAAGGACCTTCGTCAGCCGGGACAATCTGGGCAGGATAGAGCTGGTATTCGAATGGAATGAAGAAGGCAGCCAGCTGTCCCGGGAAATCACCAGCCGGATGATTGGCCAGCCCCTAGCCATTTTTGAAGGCGATGAAGCCCTGCTGGGAGAGGATGGCATCCCCATTGCTCCCACTGTGCAGTCGACGATTGTCGACCGGGGCGTGATTACCGGGTTGAGCTTAACCGAGGCGGAGCGACTGTCCCGGCAGTTAAATGCTGGCCGCCTGCCGGTTCCCCTGGAGATAATCTATGACCAGACGGTATCGCCGATACTGGGGTCTGATTTCGTTGAGATGAGTGTCCGGGCCGGATTCATCGGGATAATAATGGTCATGCTGTTTATGATTTTCTACTACCGCCTATCCGGCTTTCTGGCCAGCCTGTCTTTAGTCTTCTACGGCTTTCTGGTAATCGCGCTCTTCAAGCTGATACCGGTGACGCTCACCCTGGCCGGACTGGGCGGGTTTATTCTATCTATCGGCATGGCGGTAGACGCCAATGTGCTCATTTTTGAACGATTAAAGGAGGAGCTGAGAAGCGGGCGGACACTGGGGGCTTCCATCGAAGCCGGGTTTAACCGGGCCTGGTCAGCCATCAGGGACAGCAATGTAACTACCTTCATTGTTTGCGCTATTCTGTACTGGCTGGGCAGCAGCATCGTCGCCAGCGCCCCGGTACAGGGATTTGCGCTGACCCTTTTCATCGGTGTGGCGGTAAGCATGTTTACGGCCGTTGTTGTTACCCGGACCCTGCTGCGACTGTTCGCGCGCACGTCACTGGCGCGGTCGCCCTGGTTATTCAGTCCTCATCTGGGAAGGAAAGATGTTTGATATTGTTGGTAAAAGGTTCTGGTTCTTTCTTATCTCCGGGTTA
This genomic interval from Dehalococcoidales bacterium contains the following:
- a CDS encoding nitroreductase family protein, whose protein sequence is MEIDDFLALLKKRRSIRRFKPDPIPDGYIEKIIEAARWAMSGANAQPWEFIVVRDADTRKKIVDIYQRNNQAWPVEKTRIKELRFPSMAEGPRNEPPGFKDAPVFIVVCGDPRTFQATLLVTHFLPYDGGMGSIYYKGVANATQNICLAAAALGLGSQWLSWQSNMESALKTLLDVPEELTVHTIVPIGYPAYQPAPTYRRELDEITHYEKYDRARARSGDDIYDFLLALRQRTKPAYIIKQD
- a CDS encoding helix-turn-helix transcriptional regulator, which produces MIVRTKIFDFCSNGHRDRYRNLSELAQAMGISVSQIYRVREGKRQINQKFIVGALKAFPDYTLDDLFYLVPGTSKRR
- a CDS encoding HD domain-containing protein, with translation MSHTQADPKNTFGSMLGSEVKLILDRVSDIIIGQCVESYIVGGLVRDALLGRDTADIDLAVAPDALEIAPRVAGALGGKYVLLDRENRIGRVILPDSEPAPCGRRWELDFSTLAGDIEHDLARRDFTINAMAVDLGQLRQGPAVALIIDPFYGQEDLKQGVIRAVNESSLPADAVRLLRAVRLVAELGFSIDPETEAQIRHHSSLITTIAGERIKEELLRLLAFPGNERILTYLDDLGLLTEILPPLAAAKGIEQPKEHFWDVFEHSLKTVTAVDFLLRQGRWEYADGEVIAAVPWSATLAGHFAQEVSGGSTRRTLLKLAALLHDVAKPQTKSIEAGGRVRFLGHALDGASIAAGLLAKLRFSAREIKLVETLIQHHLRPGQMSQGQLPTHRAIYRYFRDSGDAGIDTLFLSLADHLAARGPGLDLSHWQEHARTVEYVLSRRFEQESIVHPPKLVDGHDLINIFDINPGPEVGVVLEAVREAQASGEVTTREEALKYIEKLLEETAGK
- the secD gene encoding protein translocase subunit SecD; its protein translation is MITRNTRVFIIVMLIFVLAALVVLPIDEGILGRRGVRLGLDLQGGIHIVYRADLSSVGPGEEAGAIDGVIAVLGNRINPMGVTEPVIQKQGEDRIVLALPGLSITDKEKESLSRVALLEFGVLATENATAKWENRLGKWKPATAIINGEEKELTSRYFRERTFVSRDNLGRIELVFEWNEEGSQLSREITSRMIGQPLAIFEGDEALLGEDGIPIAPTVQSTIVDRGVITGLSLTEAERLSRQLNAGRLPVPLEIIYDQTVSPILGSDFVEMSVRAGFIGIIMVMLFMIFYYRLSGFLASLSLVFYGFLVIALFKLIPVTLTLAGLGGFILSIGMAVDANVLIFERLKEELRSGRTLGASIEAGFNRAWSAIRDSNVTTFIVCAILYWLGSSIVASAPVQGFALTLFIGVAVSMFTAVVVTRTLLRLFARTSLARSPWLFSPHLGRKDV